In Candidatus Sysuiplasma jiujiangense, the following are encoded in one genomic region:
- a CDS encoding NAD(P)H-dependent oxidoreductase, translating to MRNIRIAGFGGSLRKGSYNRMLLQSASALMPGNSELRILDISQIPLFNQDLESNPPSSVSEFKKGIKEADGVLVVTPEYNYSIPGFLKNAIDWGSRPYGDNAFDGKHVAMMSAGGRLGGARAQYHLRQVFIFLNMKPVNLPEVFVMNPAAVFGDDGSIKDDRVKENIRELLAKLVESCS from the coding sequence ATGAGAAATATACGTATTGCAGGCTTTGGCGGAAGCCTGAGGAAAGGATCTTACAACAGAATGCTCCTGCAAAGCGCGAGCGCACTGATGCCAGGAAACTCAGAACTCAGGATACTCGATATTTCTCAAATTCCACTGTTCAACCAGGATCTTGAGTCAAACCCTCCCTCCTCTGTCAGTGAATTCAAGAAGGGCATTAAGGAGGCTGACGGTGTTCTGGTTGTCACGCCTGAATACAATTACTCAATACCGGGCTTTCTCAAGAATGCGATAGACTGGGGCTCCAGACCTTACGGAGACAACGCCTTTGACGGAAAGCATGTGGCGATGATGAGCGCCGGAGGCAGGCTGGGAGGTGCACGGGCCCAGTATCATCTCAGACAGGTATTTATTTTCCTCAACATGAAACCTGTGAACCTGCCGGAAGTTTTTGTAATGAATCCTGCTGCCGTCTTCGGTGACGACGGAAGCATCAAAGATGATCGGGTTAAGGAGAATATCAGGGAATTGCTGGCCAAACTTGTTGAATCCTGCAGTTAA
- the tpiA gene encoding triose-phosphate isomerase: MREKRYLIINLKSYRESFGNNAIEIGKHSFEASKKFGVEVVVCPPIPWLNAVAETGATVFAQHCDSHEPGPFTGFTSPEMISASGGRGVLVNHSEHRIKLADIESIVEKSRALQLIALVCADTPGSVAAVSALHPDLVAIEPPELIGTGISVSKARPEVITKSIQSVRQISGETPVIAGAGITSAADVRKAYELGASGALVASAIVKSNDRRELIFSMCQELSSAEIK; encoded by the coding sequence ATGAGGGAAAAGAGATATCTCATAATCAACCTGAAAAGTTACCGTGAATCATTTGGAAATAATGCAATAGAGATTGGAAAGCATTCATTTGAAGCCTCAAAGAAATTTGGTGTGGAAGTAGTTGTCTGTCCTCCCATTCCCTGGCTGAACGCAGTTGCGGAAACCGGAGCAACAGTTTTCGCACAGCACTGCGACAGCCACGAACCTGGCCCTTTTACAGGCTTCACTTCGCCGGAAATGATCAGTGCTTCCGGAGGGCGGGGAGTACTGGTCAATCACAGCGAGCACAGAATAAAACTTGCGGACATAGAAAGCATAGTGGAGAAGAGCAGGGCACTACAGCTCATCGCGTTGGTATGCGCAGACACACCTGGCAGCGTTGCAGCGGTTAGCGCCCTTCATCCAGACTTGGTGGCGATTGAGCCTCCTGAACTCATCGGCACAGGAATATCCGTTTCGAAGGCGAGACCCGAAGTAATTACAAAATCCATCCAGTCCGTAAGGCAGATAAGCGGTGAAACACCTGTGATTGCAGGAGCGGGAATAACTTCTGCGGCGGACGTCAGGAAAGCTTATGAGCTTGGAGCATCCGGAGCACTTGTAGCCTCAGCCATAGTCAAATCAAATGACAGGAGGGAGCTGATATTCAGCATGTGCCAGGAGCTTTCTTCAGCGGAAATAAAATGA
- a CDS encoding aldehyde dehydrogenase family protein has product MKLRLNDFFRETYEIADDGIPNFKIYSGGRWYFPESGDFNEVRSPIDDSIIARTSVASASDADIVLKDAFAAKPLIRRMPAIQRMNAMSKASKLIEENFETLRNSIVVNNGKTMSDAAGEIHSTMHRLSLTFEETRKIFGDYIPGDWAEENVGKYALIIREPVGLVLAISPFNYPLFITFTKAIPALLAGNSVIIKPPSVDPIPPILMTRIMQESGLPPSSINLVTGKGSLGSYLAESPIVDVVTFTGSTGVGKELTKISGIKKIHLELGGKGVAIVLNDADINDAASKTLAGSLKNAGQRCDAISRVLVQSNIYEQFCRLLGEGIKSWTVGDPSDEKSLIGPMINLQAVKHVHELVDDAVGKGARLVHGGKSHGNFMEPTLLTDVPLEARIMWEETFGPVIPVHRFATVDEAIEISNRSEYGLDSAVFTKDLNSAWKVAKRLEVGEVTVNNYPSHGVGFFPFGGVKESGLGREGIGYSIDEFTNMKTIVFDTSGGKIWEAEREAEGILSVSRQTV; this is encoded by the coding sequence ATGAAATTAAGACTGAACGACTTTTTTAGAGAAACGTATGAAATTGCAGATGACGGAATACCGAATTTCAAGATATACTCGGGGGGCAGATGGTATTTCCCCGAATCGGGGGATTTCAATGAAGTAAGGAGCCCTATAGACGACTCAATTATTGCGAGGACATCTGTGGCTTCCGCTTCTGATGCGGACATAGTGCTGAAGGATGCCTTCGCTGCGAAGCCGCTTATAAGGAGAATGCCGGCCATCCAGCGGATGAATGCGATGTCCAAGGCGTCCAAACTCATTGAAGAGAATTTTGAGACGCTCCGAAATTCTATTGTCGTCAACAATGGAAAAACTATGTCGGATGCTGCCGGCGAAATACATTCCACGATGCACAGGCTTTCGCTTACGTTTGAGGAAACAAGGAAGATTTTTGGCGATTATATACCGGGAGACTGGGCAGAGGAGAATGTCGGCAAATATGCTCTGATAATCAGGGAACCCGTCGGCCTCGTTCTCGCAATTTCACCCTTCAATTATCCGCTGTTTATAACATTCACGAAAGCCATACCGGCTCTTCTTGCGGGAAATTCTGTAATTATAAAGCCGCCAAGCGTTGATCCAATCCCTCCAATCCTGATGACCCGGATTATGCAGGAATCGGGCCTTCCCCCTTCCTCCATAAACCTGGTTACGGGAAAGGGCTCGCTTGGCAGCTACCTGGCAGAGAGTCCGATTGTTGATGTCGTCACTTTCACCGGCAGCACAGGTGTCGGAAAAGAACTCACAAAAATTTCCGGTATAAAGAAAATACATCTTGAACTCGGAGGAAAAGGCGTTGCTATTGTTCTCAACGATGCTGATATCAACGATGCTGCCTCCAAGACCCTGGCAGGGTCTCTGAAAAATGCGGGTCAGAGATGCGATGCCATCAGCCGAGTCCTTGTCCAGAGCAATATCTATGAACAGTTCTGCAGGTTGCTGGGAGAAGGCATCAAGTCCTGGACTGTAGGGGATCCAAGCGATGAAAAGTCGCTGATCGGTCCAATGATAAATCTGCAGGCTGTGAAACACGTGCATGAACTGGTAGACGACGCCGTCGGGAAAGGAGCAAGACTTGTACACGGCGGAAAGAGCCATGGGAACTTCATGGAACCAACGCTGCTCACAGACGTCCCTCTGGAGGCGCGAATAATGTGGGAGGAAACGTTCGGCCCGGTCATTCCCGTGCACAGATTCGCGACTGTTGATGAAGCAATTGAAATTTCCAACAGATCCGAGTATGGACTCGATTCCGCCGTATTCACGAAAGACCTGAATTCAGCATGGAAAGTCGCAAAGAGACTTGAAGTTGGAGAAGTCACAGTGAACAACTATCCTTCCCATGGTGTCGGTTTCTTCCCCTTCGGCGGGGTGAAGGAAAGCGGCCTCGGCAGGGAGGGTATAGGATACAGCATCGATGAATTTACAAATATGAAGACAATTGTTTTCGACACGTCGGGCGGAAAAATCTGGGAAGCCGAAAGGGAGGCTGAAGGGATCCTCTCGGTCTCCAGACAAACCGTTTAG
- the acs gene encoding acetate--CoA ligase, whose translation MLKLVKEKTEFKAREEETELTEAEIAVHWKEEEYYTPSPKFIGQANLTDPSINERFSMENFPECFKEYADLLTWDRYWHTTLDFAKPPFWKWFVGGKLNVSYNCIDRHLAKYKNKAALIFVPEPEDEPTQVITYQELYVRVNEFAALLRDFAGVKTGDRVTVHMPMVPELPVTMLALARLGAIHSVVFGGYSGEACGTRIADSGSKILITMDGYYRNGKFLDHKPNADIAVDTASKDGHEVEKVLIWSRFPNRLSTKAKLIEGRDFLVGDLLKRFRGKLVEPVSMPAEAPLFLMYTSGTTGKPKGCQHSTGGYLSYVAGTSKYIQDIHPEDVYWCFADIGWITGHSYIVYGPLSLAATSVIYEGVPTYPDAGRPWRIAERLNVNIFHTSPTTIRMLRKAGPDEPMKYSYHFKHMTTVGEPIEPEVWRWYYNSVGKGEAVIVDTWWQTENGGFLCSTKPALDRMKPGSAGPPVPGIFPVIYDENGNEIPPGTGKAGNICIRNPWPGIMQTIWGDPDRFVKQYYQKYNRDPESKNWRDWPYFAGDGAVQAMDGYIRILGRIDDVINVAGHRLGTKEIESACLLVQEVGEAAVVPVTDEIKGKIPDVYISLKPGVESGKHIEEKVVHSIETTIGKIARPKAVHIVPDMPKTRSGKIMRRVLASISNRLPVGDVTTLANPDVVESIRHQVQDK comes from the coding sequence ATGTTGAAATTGGTTAAAGAAAAGACTGAATTCAAGGCAAGAGAGGAAGAGACAGAACTGACCGAAGCGGAAATAGCCGTGCACTGGAAGGAAGAGGAATATTACACTCCTTCTCCTAAATTCATCGGACAGGCCAATCTGACTGACCCGTCGATAAATGAACGATTCAGTATGGAGAATTTTCCCGAATGCTTCAAGGAGTATGCGGATCTGCTCACCTGGGACAGATACTGGCATACAACACTTGATTTTGCCAAACCGCCATTCTGGAAGTGGTTTGTCGGGGGAAAACTGAACGTTTCCTATAACTGCATAGACCGCCATCTTGCAAAATACAAAAACAAGGCCGCTCTCATTTTTGTCCCTGAACCTGAGGACGAACCTACACAGGTCATCACATATCAGGAACTCTATGTGAGAGTAAACGAGTTTGCGGCATTGCTGAGGGATTTTGCAGGTGTAAAGACTGGTGACAGGGTAACTGTCCACATGCCAATGGTCCCCGAGCTTCCTGTAACGATGCTTGCCTTAGCAAGACTGGGTGCCATTCATTCTGTTGTTTTCGGCGGTTACAGCGGAGAGGCATGCGGGACAAGGATAGCCGATTCAGGCAGCAAAATATTGATCACCATGGACGGATACTACAGGAACGGAAAATTCCTGGATCACAAGCCGAATGCCGATATTGCAGTCGATACTGCCTCCAAGGATGGACATGAGGTGGAAAAAGTTCTCATCTGGAGCAGATTCCCAAACAGGCTTTCAACAAAGGCAAAACTCATCGAAGGAAGGGATTTCCTTGTCGGCGATTTACTCAAGCGATTTCGGGGAAAGCTTGTTGAACCCGTTTCGATGCCGGCGGAAGCACCTCTTTTCCTGATGTACACGAGTGGAACAACCGGTAAACCAAAAGGATGCCAGCACAGCACTGGCGGATATCTGTCTTATGTTGCCGGCACATCGAAATATATACAGGACATTCATCCGGAGGACGTTTACTGGTGCTTTGCGGATATAGGCTGGATCACCGGCCACTCCTACATTGTCTACGGTCCGCTGTCCCTTGCCGCTACTTCAGTAATATATGAAGGCGTTCCGACCTACCCTGATGCCGGCCGTCCCTGGAGGATTGCGGAAAGGTTGAATGTGAATATATTTCACACATCACCGACGACCATACGGATGCTCAGGAAGGCGGGTCCCGATGAACCAATGAAGTATTCATATCATTTCAAGCATATGACAACAGTGGGAGAACCAATTGAGCCGGAAGTCTGGAGATGGTACTACAATTCGGTTGGAAAGGGGGAAGCGGTCATTGTCGACACCTGGTGGCAGACAGAAAACGGCGGTTTCCTATGTTCAACGAAGCCTGCGCTAGACAGGATGAAGCCGGGCAGCGCGGGCCCTCCAGTTCCAGGTATTTTCCCGGTGATATATGATGAAAACGGGAACGAGATTCCTCCAGGCACGGGCAAGGCGGGCAATATCTGCATTAGAAATCCCTGGCCGGGAATAATGCAGACAATCTGGGGAGATCCAGACAGATTCGTGAAACAGTATTACCAGAAATACAACAGGGATCCGGAGAGCAAGAACTGGAGAGACTGGCCATATTTTGCCGGCGATGGCGCTGTCCAGGCAATGGACGGCTACATCAGAATCCTTGGAAGGATAGACGACGTTATCAACGTTGCGGGCCATCGGCTGGGGACAAAGGAAATAGAATCGGCATGCCTGCTCGTGCAGGAAGTCGGAGAAGCGGCCGTTGTTCCGGTCACTGATGAAATAAAGGGAAAAATACCCGATGTATACATATCCCTTAAACCAGGGGTGGAGTCCGGAAAACACATAGAGGAAAAGGTCGTTCACTCTATAGAAACAACGATAGGCAAAATTGCAAGACCGAAGGCTGTTCATATTGTGCCGGATATGCCAAAGACACGGTCCGGCAAGATAATGAGAAGGGTCCTTGCCTCTATTTCCAACAGACTGCCTGTTGGCGATGTTACAACGCTTGCGAATCCTGATGTTGTTGAATCAATACGACATCAGGTCCAGGACAAATAG
- a CDS encoding acetate uptake transporter encodes MDKLANPAPLGLAGFALTTFILSLYNAKMLPAGGAGVVVPIAFAYGGIAQMVAGVWEMKAGNTFGYTAFFTYGAFWVSYALLLTLLGAGLISIGSGNAAGGAVGIFLAMFGVFTFYMWIATFRLNWALFTVFLLLWITFFVLAAGSFGNSAATTQAGGILGLLTAIAAFYASAAIVINETFGKTTVPLGGAPLKAK; translated from the coding sequence ATGGATAAATTAGCTAACCCGGCACCTCTTGGTCTGGCAGGATTTGCATTGACCACCTTTATCTTGAGCTTATACAATGCAAAGATGCTGCCTGCGGGCGGTGCAGGAGTTGTTGTGCCTATTGCTTTTGCGTACGGCGGAATAGCGCAGATGGTCGCCGGCGTGTGGGAGATGAAGGCTGGAAATACATTCGGTTACACCGCATTTTTCACATACGGTGCGTTCTGGGTGTCATACGCTTTATTGCTGACCCTGCTTGGAGCCGGGCTCATAAGCATAGGCTCGGGCAATGCTGCGGGCGGTGCAGTTGGCATCTTTCTCGCAATGTTCGGAGTGTTCACATTCTACATGTGGATTGCGACGTTCAGGCTCAACTGGGCGCTTTTCACAGTATTCCTGCTTTTGTGGATAACGTTCTTCGTTCTTGCAGCAGGTTCGTTCGGCAACAGTGCAGCAACTACGCAGGCCGGTGGAATACTTGGGTTACTGACAGCAATCGCCGCCTTCTATGCATCTGCTGCAATAGTAATAAACGAAACCTTCGGCAAAACGACGGTGCCGCTTGGAGGAGCTCCCCTAAAGGCAAAGTGA
- a CDS encoding histidine phosphatase family protein produces MQIKLDEFSLYLVRHGEPDAGVSGPDPPLSEHGRAQIENASKLIRMHSERIAAIASSPLSRAVMSARILASAFNIGFDVEERLEPEGDAGSFLPLFLSLNNGDKILVGHIPSLRSIISYLSGAAAPSRISIPGGGVVCLRIHREDAVFIGEIEWAVRTQ; encoded by the coding sequence ATGCAGATAAAATTGGACGAGTTCTCTCTTTATCTTGTGCGTCACGGCGAACCCGATGCAGGCGTCTCGGGCCCCGATCCACCTCTTTCGGAACATGGAAGGGCACAGATTGAAAATGCTTCGAAATTGATTCGTATGCATTCTGAAAGGATTGCAGCCATTGCCTCTTCTCCGCTCTCAAGGGCTGTTATGTCTGCCCGGATACTAGCCTCGGCATTCAACATCGGCTTTGATGTAGAAGAGAGGCTCGAGCCGGAAGGTGATGCCGGCAGTTTCCTTCCTTTATTCCTTTCTTTAAATAATGGAGACAAGATACTGGTAGGTCACATTCCTTCGCTCCGGAGTATTATTTCATATCTGTCAGGAGCAGCAGCCCCATCCCGTATCAGTATTCCCGGTGGAGGGGTAGTCTGCCTGAGGATCCACCGGGAAGATGCCGTTTTCATAGGAGAAATTGAATGGGCAGTCCGTACGCAATAG
- a CDS encoding citrate synthase, protein MVDSLTVTDNRTGKKYELQIKDGTVNATDLRTIKLSEDDFGLMSFDPGLMNTAVCRSSITYIDGEKGILRYRGYSIEELAQKSSFLEVSYLLLNGELPNKSELNAWKAEITLHTMLNENIKKLIDAFHYDAHPMGMLVSILAALSSFYPEAKNIFDRDVRRKQIVRLIAKMPTIAAFALKHSRGLPYVYPDNELSYTENFVNMVYRPSHGTPYRPDPVLAKALDTLFILHADHEQNCSANAMRAVGSSQSDPYSSASAAAAALYGPLHGGANEQVLRMLKEVGTKDRIPALIDQVKSGKRRLMGFGHRVYKNFDPRGKIIKRLAEDVFQVTGRNPLIDVALELENIALEDDYFIKRKLYPNVDFYSGIIYEAMGFPTSMFPVLFAVGRMPGWLAQWEEMINDPEQKLVRPRQIYNGYGLRKISS, encoded by the coding sequence ATGGTTGATTCTCTGACTGTGACAGACAACAGAACGGGCAAGAAATATGAGCTGCAGATTAAGGACGGCACTGTGAATGCAACTGACCTGAGGACCATCAAGCTGTCCGAGGACGATTTTGGACTTATGTCCTTCGATCCTGGTCTGATGAACACCGCGGTCTGCAGGAGTTCAATAACATATATCGACGGCGAAAAGGGTATATTGCGTTACCGCGGGTATTCGATAGAGGAACTCGCTCAAAAATCCAGTTTTCTCGAAGTCAGCTATCTTTTGCTTAACGGGGAGCTTCCGAACAAGTCCGAACTCAATGCCTGGAAAGCAGAAATTACACTGCATACGATGCTTAATGAGAACATAAAAAAACTGATCGATGCGTTCCATTACGATGCCCATCCGATGGGAATGCTAGTGAGCATCCTTGCAGCACTTTCATCATTTTACCCGGAGGCCAAAAACATTTTCGACCGTGACGTCCGTAGAAAGCAGATTGTGAGACTCATAGCCAAGATGCCTACGATTGCCGCTTTTGCACTCAAACATTCGAGGGGTCTTCCCTATGTCTATCCTGACAACGAACTGAGCTACACTGAAAATTTTGTCAACATGGTGTACAGGCCGTCACACGGCACGCCATACAGGCCAGACCCCGTTCTCGCAAAGGCGCTCGATACTCTCTTCATACTCCATGCGGACCACGAACAGAACTGCAGTGCAAATGCAATGCGGGCAGTCGGCAGCTCGCAATCGGATCCATACAGCTCGGCCTCCGCTGCTGCAGCCGCTCTTTACGGCCCGTTACATGGCGGTGCAAACGAACAGGTTCTCAGGATGCTGAAGGAGGTGGGAACAAAAGACAGGATACCGGCCCTCATAGATCAGGTGAAATCCGGGAAGAGGAGGCTTATGGGCTTTGGCCACCGTGTATACAAGAATTTCGATCCACGGGGGAAAATAATAAAGAGGCTTGCAGAGGATGTTTTCCAGGTGACCGGCAGGAATCCGCTGATTGATGTTGCCCTGGAACTGGAAAATATCGCGCTGGAGGACGATTATTTCATCAAGAGAAAGCTCTACCCTAATGTGGACTTCTATTCCGGGATCATTTATGAGGCAATGGGTTTTCCCACCTCAATGTTTCCCGTCCTTTTTGCGGTTGGCAGAATGCCTGGATGGCTGGCACAGTGGGAGGAAATGATTAATGATCCGGAGCAGAAACTTGTCAGGCCAAGGCAGATTTACAACGGCTACGGACTGAGGAAGATTTCATCATGA
- a CDS encoding citrate synthase yields the protein MEISNGLEDVYIKETSITYIDGEKGILRYRGYDINELVENCSFEEVAYLMIFGELPSAPELSHFSSDIQRSFRLPDYVKDVITALPRDADPLSVYETAFAAMSSEENNFSWNVENVKNKIPEIIGRAASVVAAAYRHSQDLKLKPAEPSESYAKSFLAACFDGSLDERKVDIMNNALVLYADHEVPASTTAALVSCSTLSDMYSSVAAAIAALRGPLHGGAAEAAYQQFLDIGSPGSVDEWFRRNVIEGKKRLMGFGHRVYRTYDPRMSVFKSMAKELSRTGEQIKLLRTAERLEELGVQSFSHKHIFPNTDFYSGLVFNCIGFPLHMFTALFALSRTAGWVAQMSEYIENGGRIMRPRAVYSGHGYRRLEKPHIA from the coding sequence ATGGAAATAAGCAATGGTCTGGAAGATGTTTACATAAAGGAGACTTCAATAACATATATCGACGGCGAAAAGGGTATATTGCGTTACCGCGGTTATGATATAAACGAATTGGTTGAAAACTGTTCTTTTGAGGAGGTTGCCTATCTGATGATTTTCGGCGAACTTCCATCGGCCCCGGAACTCTCTCATTTTTCCTCAGATATACAGCGTTCATTCAGGCTGCCAGACTATGTCAAAGATGTCATCACCGCTCTGCCGCGCGACGCGGATCCCCTGTCTGTTTATGAAACAGCCTTTGCAGCAATGTCGTCGGAAGAGAACAACTTCAGCTGGAATGTGGAGAACGTAAAGAACAAAATACCTGAAATAATCGGTCGCGCAGCGTCCGTCGTAGCGGCTGCTTACAGGCACAGCCAGGATTTAAAGCTCAAGCCGGCCGAACCGTCTGAAAGCTATGCGAAGTCTTTCCTCGCAGCCTGTTTTGACGGAAGCCTGGATGAGAGAAAGGTGGATATAATGAACAATGCACTCGTTCTCTATGCGGATCACGAGGTCCCTGCTTCCACTACTGCGGCACTTGTTTCCTGCTCAACATTATCCGACATGTATTCATCTGTCGCTGCGGCAATAGCTGCTCTGCGGGGTCCTCTCCATGGAGGCGCTGCGGAAGCAGCTTATCAGCAATTTCTAGACATAGGCAGCCCCGGCAGTGTCGACGAATGGTTCAGACGGAATGTGATTGAAGGTAAAAAGAGACTAATGGGATTCGGCCATCGTGTTTACCGTACATACGATCCAAGAATGTCTGTTTTCAAATCAATGGCAAAAGAACTCTCAAGGACTGGCGAACAGATTAAACTGCTGAGGACTGCAGAAAGGCTGGAGGAACTTGGCGTACAGAGCTTTTCACACAAGCATATTTTCCCGAACACCGATTTTTACTCGGGGCTAGTTTTCAACTGCATCGGTTTCCCGCTTCATATGTTTACCGCCCTGTTCGCCCTTTCTAGAACCGCCGGCTGGGTAGCGCAGATGTCAGAGTACATTGAAAACGGCGGTCGTATAATGAGGCCCAGGGCTGTTTATTCAGGGCACGGCTACCGCAGACTGGAAAAACCGCACATTGCCTGA
- the prpB gene encoding methylisocitrate lyase, whose protein sequence is MSDILKHRFMIIPGVFSPFTALQAERAGFNAVYLSGGAFTSSLGIPDIGLVSLTQLSAMVRLIKDVSDVEVVVDADTGFGNAISVWRTVRILERSGADAIQIEDQKMPKKCGHLDGKELVETEEMNQKIRAAIDARRDCAIIARTDARAVEGMSGAIKRAKSYAENGADIIFPEALLNRREFRTFSQSIDTPLLANMTEFGKTPLLPSDFFRRSGYRYVIFPVTAFRAAARAAETVYSALKSDGSQKRVMSELMTRSQQYDVIHYGDYEMKDRTFSIKSGRTK, encoded by the coding sequence TTGTCTGATATACTGAAGCACAGGTTTATGATCATTCCAGGCGTTTTCAGCCCGTTCACTGCATTGCAGGCTGAAAGGGCCGGTTTCAACGCTGTGTACCTCTCTGGCGGTGCGTTTACATCATCTCTGGGAATACCAGACATTGGACTGGTGAGTCTCACTCAACTCAGCGCAATGGTAAGACTCATCAAGGATGTCTCGGACGTGGAGGTTGTGGTCGACGCTGATACAGGATTCGGCAATGCGATCAGTGTCTGGCGCACAGTGCGTATACTCGAACGTTCAGGCGCGGATGCGATACAGATAGAGGATCAGAAGATGCCAAAGAAGTGCGGTCACCTCGACGGCAAGGAACTCGTTGAAACTGAGGAGATGAATCAGAAAATAAGAGCGGCGATCGATGCCCGCAGAGATTGCGCCATAATTGCAAGAACAGACGCCAGGGCCGTGGAGGGAATGAGCGGAGCAATCAAAAGGGCAAAATCATATGCCGAAAACGGAGCAGATATAATTTTTCCTGAAGCTCTATTGAATCGCAGGGAATTCAGGACATTTTCACAGAGCATCGATACGCCGCTGCTCGCCAATATGACTGAATTCGGCAAAACGCCGCTCCTGCCTTCAGATTTCTTCCGCAGGAGCGGATACCGGTATGTGATTTTCCCGGTTACAGCCTTCAGGGCTGCTGCCAGGGCGGCGGAAACTGTTTACAGTGCACTGAAGTCAGACGGGAGCCAGAAGAGAGTCATGAGTGAGCTCATGACCCGAAGTCAGCAGTATGATGTGATTCATTACGGCGATTATGAAATGAAAGACAGAACATTTTCAATCAAATCCGGAAGAACAAAGTAA
- a CDS encoding MmgE/PrpD family protein — translation MTVEEDIALFVRDLEFDDLDEKVVHEAKRRIIDSIGVSYASVDSPPANAFRGILKLYPGDAHIIGNGSATADAASFYNTLLIRYLDFNDTYLSREPLHPSDMIGALLALGSLVRADCKALVTSIAAGYEVSTRFCDSASLRKHGFDHVNFLQIGMAAAISKLLNFDEKQTINTISIAAVPHVALRESRVGDLSMWKAGAAANSSRNSTFAAIATMNGFTAPATPISGKFGLRNSVLPEMDMTVFSGMKKADAILRTHIKKYPVEYHAQSAVDISLELHNEIGDSEISRVEIETYEAGKSILADDEKWNPKNRETADHSLPFIVSAALVTGNFWLESYGLINDSRIKTLMSRVEVRERRDYTEAYPSALPTRIVVHASNGIHQGEMNVPEGHWKNPLNDTEVDAKFMRLSGDSGLLQRLHNCLRLKVDQIV, via the coding sequence ATGACAGTTGAAGAGGATATCGCCTTGTTCGTCAGGGATCTGGAATTTGATGATCTCGATGAGAAAGTGGTCCACGAAGCAAAGAGGAGGATCATTGATTCGATTGGTGTGTCTTACGCATCAGTGGACTCCCCTCCTGCAAATGCATTCAGAGGCATACTGAAACTGTATCCAGGTGATGCGCACATCATCGGCAACGGAAGCGCGACTGCGGATGCCGCCTCATTTTACAACACACTCCTTATCAGATATCTGGATTTCAACGACACCTATCTTTCAAGAGAACCGTTGCATCCAAGCGACATGATTGGTGCCCTCCTTGCCTTGGGCTCACTTGTCAGGGCTGACTGCAAAGCGCTTGTCACGTCGATAGCCGCAGGCTATGAAGTGAGCACGAGATTCTGCGACTCTGCATCACTGAGGAAGCATGGTTTCGACCATGTTAATTTCCTTCAGATTGGAATGGCAGCAGCGATTTCAAAGCTGCTGAACTTCGACGAGAAGCAGACAATAAACACGATTTCCATCGCCGCTGTTCCGCACGTGGCACTCCGTGAAAGCAGAGTCGGCGATCTCTCGATGTGGAAAGCGGGGGCTGCGGCAAACTCCAGCAGAAACTCAACATTCGCAGCGATAGCAACAATGAACGGTTTCACGGCTCCAGCCACACCAATTTCAGGAAAGTTCGGCCTGAGAAATTCTGTATTGCCGGAAATGGACATGACCGTCTTCAGTGGCATGAAGAAAGCGGACGCAATACTGCGCACACACATCAAGAAATATCCTGTGGAATATCACGCTCAGTCTGCCGTCGATATTTCACTGGAGCTCCACAATGAAATCGGGGATTCCGAAATTTCCCGGGTTGAGATAGAAACATACGAAGCAGGGAAATCAATACTTGCCGATGATGAGAAATGGAACCCGAAGAACAGGGAGACAGCGGACCACAGCCTGCCGTTCATAGTATCTGCAGCCCTCGTGACGGGAAATTTCTGGCTGGAAAGCTACGGCCTTATCAATGACAGCAGGATAAAGACGCTAATGAGCAGGGTGGAAGTGAGAGAGAGGCGCGATTACACAGAAGCATATCCCTCCGCACTTCCAACCAGAATAGTTGTTCATGCTTCGAACGGAATACATCAGGGCGAAATGAACGTGCCTGAGGGTCACTGGAAAAATCCGCTGAACGACACCGAAGTCGATGCAAAATTCATGCGGCTTTCCGGTGACAGCGGACTGCTGCAGAGACTTCATAACTGCCTCAGGCTGAAGGTGGATCAGATTGTCTGA